Proteins from a genomic interval of Rosa chinensis cultivar Old Blush chromosome 2, RchiOBHm-V2, whole genome shotgun sequence:
- the LOC112188858 gene encoding ras-related protein RABH1e, with protein MATVSPLAKYKLVFLGDQSVGKTSIITRFMYDKFDSTYQATIGIDFLSKTMYLEDRTVRLQLWDTAGQERFRSLIPSYIRDSSVAVIVYDVANRQSFLNTNKWIEEVRTERGTDVIIVLVGNKTDLVDKRQVSIEEGDSKSREFGVMFIETSAKAGFNIKPLFRKIASALPGMETLSSTKQEDMVDVNLKPTVNSSNADQQGGGCAC; from the exons ATGGCGACGGTGTCCCCTCTGGCGAAATACAAGCTCGTCTTCCTCGGCGATCAGTCCGTCGGCAAAACCAGCATCATCACCCGCTTCATGTATGACAAATTCGATTCAACCTATCAG GCTACGATTGGAATTGATTTTCTGTCGAAAACCATGTACCTTGAAGATCGGACAGTTCGTTTGCAGCTTTG GGATACTGCCGGGCAAGAGAGGTTTAGGAGTCTCATTCCAAGCTACATCAGGGATTCTTCTGTTGCAGTAATCGTCTATGATGTAGCTA ATAGACAATCATTTCTGAACACTAATAAATGGATTGAAGAAGTACGAACAGAACGGGGTACTGATGTCATTATCGTGCTTGTTGGGAACAAAACTGATCTCGTTGATAAGAG ACAAGTTTCTATAGAGGAAGGAGATTCCAAATCTCGTGAGTTTGGAGTCATGTTCATAGAAACCAGCGCCAAAGCAGGATTCAATATCAAG CCACTATTCCGTAAGATTGCTTCTGCGCTGCCAGGGATGGAAACCCTTTCCTCCACAAAACAGGAAGATATGGTTGATGTAAACCTGAAGCCCACTGTCAATTCATCCAACGCAGATCAGCAAGGGGGAGGTTGTGCGTGCTAG
- the LOC112189860 gene encoding BTB/POZ domain-containing protein DOT3 produces MNKSLTTTQDPGSHYNRSDQLQDQSIVIPAKLINLANSFEKKEHSWFITSHVPTDLTIRVQEITFNVHKYPVVAKCGYIGQLEFQPSISNFGNDLKLENFPGGPETFEMILKFCYGLPLDLNPNNIAPLRCGSEFLEMTEELQAGNLISKTESFLTLVVLSSWKDTITVLKSCETLSPWAENLQIVRRCCDSIAWKATRENTSGDADGQEQWWFHEVATFRIDHFMRVISTIKAKNTRPEFIGKCIMHYAERWLPGMDVEFEGLRGYGIARNDLQFSILSNRKEEGDYGHSQEQKAIIESLLSVLPPQNEAVPCKFLLQMLKMAMMYSASPALISELEKRVGMMLEDATVNDLLIPSYNIADQGKLVKSPEERTMHDIDVVQRIVEYFLMHEHQQQEKTGKTNISKLLDSYLAEIAGDPNLSITKFQVLAELLPENARACDDGLYRAIDTYLKTHPTLPEHDRRRLCRIMNCEKLSLDACMHAAQNDRLPMKTIVQVLFSEQVKMRTAMQEKESAPTGNNSEQEGNRSSTAAEIKNLKAELENAKIRMAELQRDYSELQQEYEKMNNKQKIVSSWSSGWRKIKKSFHTKSEANDTGEEKQRPNSIGGRISSRRRSSMS; encoded by the exons ATGAACAAGTCTCTAACTACAACACAAGATCCAGGCAGTCATTACAATCGCAGTGATCAACTTCAAGACCAAAGCATTGTGATTCCCGCCAAACTCATCAATCTCGCTAATAGCTTCGAAAAGAAAGAACACTCCTG GTTCATCACTTCTCATGTCCCAACGGACCTTACAATTCGAGTTCAAGAAATCACCTTCAATGTTCACAAG TATCCTGTGGTAGCAAAATGTGGCTACATAGGTCAATTGGAATTTCAGCCTTCGATCTCAAATTTTGGCAATGACTTGAAGCTTGAAAACTTCCCAGGTGGACCAGAAACCTTTGAAATGATTCTAAAATTCTGTTATGGTCTCCCACTGGATTTAAACCCTAAcaatatagctccactaagaTGCGGATCAGAATTTCTAGAAATGACTGAAGAACTTCAAGCTGGAAATCTGATTTCCAAGACTGAATCTTTTCTGACATTGGTAGTCCTTTCTTCTTGGAAAGATACCATCACTGTACTTAAGTCCTGTGAAACTCTATCTCCATGGGCTGAGAATCTTCAAATTGTCAGAAGATGCTGCGACTCAATTGCATGGAAGGCTACTAGAGAAAACACCAGTGGGGATGCCGACGGTCAAGAACAATGGTGGTTTCATGAAGTGGCCACCTTTCGAATAGATCATTTCATGAGGGTCATATCGACAATAAAAGCAAAGAATACAAGGCCAGAGTTTATAGGTAAATGTATCATGCACTATGCAGAAAGATGGTTGCCAGGCATGGATGTGGAGTTTGAAGGACTAAGAGGATATGGAATTGCAAGAAATGACCTGCAGTTCAGTATCCTGAGTAACAGGAAAGAGGAAGGCGATTATGGACACAGCCAAGAGCAAAAAGCAATTATTGAAAGCCTCCTAAGCGTGCTTCCTCCCCAAAATGAAGCTGTTCCATGTAAATTCTTATTGCAGATGTTAAAGATGGCAATGATGTACTCGGCATCGCCAGCTTTGATTTCAGAGCTTGAAAAGAGAGTAGGGATGATGTTAGAAGATGCCACAGTCAATGATTTGCTGATTCCAAGTTATAATATTGCAGACCAAGGGAAACTGGTGAA ATCTCCAGAAGAACGCACGATGCACGACATTGATGTTGTTCAAAGGATTGTGGAATATTTCTTGATGCATGAGCATCAACAGCAAGAGAAGACTGGTAAAACCAATATCAGTAAGCTCTTGGACAGCTACCTGGCTGAGATTGCAGGAGACCCAAATCTCTCGATAACCAAGTTTCAAGTATTGGCTGAATTGCTGCCTGAAAATGCTCGAGCATGTGATGATGGTCTTTATAGGGCTATTGACACCTATCTGAAG ACTCATCCTACACTTCCCGAGCATGATCGAAGAAGGCTATGCAGGATAATGAACTGTGAGAAACTATCACttgatgcatgcatgcatgctgCACAAAATGATCGACTGCCTATGAAAACCATTGTCCAG GTTCTGTTCTCAGAGCAAGTAAAGATGAGGACAGCAATGCAAGAGAAGGAATCAGCACCAACTGGCAATAACTCTGAACAGGAAGGAAACCGCTCATCAACAGCTGCAGAAATTAAGAATCTTAAAGCGGAACTTGAGAATGCGAAGATAAGGATGGCAGAGCTGCAAAGAGACTACTCAGAGCTGCAACAGGAGTATGAAAAGATGAACAACAAGCAAAAGATTGTGTCAAGTTGGAGTTCAGGATGGAGAAAAATCAAGAAATCTTTCCATACAAAATCTGAAGCCAACGATACtggagaagaaaaacaaagaccCAACTCAATTGGGGGAAGAATCAGCTCCAGACGAAGGTCATCCATGTCCTGA
- the LOC112189862 gene encoding 50S ribosomal protein L23, giving the protein MGSRLGSRVVHFPNLPIKLLMPTSFTNIREFALKTIPSASKIEIKRVLESLYGFEIDKVRTLNMDGKKKKRGGLLIAKPDYKKAYVTLKSPLSLNSALYPIGAIEQEKKQMVGKRSSKSSVVEEGEGRKHWLDGKEEKEEVRRGRYERGSPVFGDGKEKFPWSNMRFR; this is encoded by the coding sequence ATGGGAAGCCGACTGGGGAGTAGAGTAGTCCACTTCCCGAACTTACCCATCAAGCTCCTAATGCCCACGAGCTTCACCAACATCAGAGAATTCGCCCTCAAAACCATCCCCTCCGCCTCCAAGATCGAAATCAAGCGCGTCCTCGAGTCCCTCTACGGCTTCGAGATCGACAAGGTCCGAACCCTAAACATGGAcggcaagaagaagaagcgcGGCGGCCTGCTGATCGCGAAACCAGACTACAAGAAGGCCTACGTCACGCTGAAGTCACCGCTCTCGCTGAACTCGGCGCTCTATCCGATTGGTGCTATTGAGCAGGAGAAGAAGCAGATGGTGGGGAAGAGGTCGAGCAAGTCTAGCGTCGTCGAGGAAGGCGAGGGGAGGAAGCATTGGCTGGATGggaaggaggagaaggaggaggtgAGGAGGGGGAGATATGAGAGGGGGTCTCCGGTTTTCGGCGACGGCAAGGAGAAGTTTCCATGGAGCAATATGAGGTTTCGCTAG
- the LOC112190193 gene encoding UDP-N-acetylglucosamine transporter ROCK1 yields MATAANPKRPPPTSDKMNAKVFLYSLLLALQYGAQPLISKRFIRREVIVTSSVLTCEVAKVICALIFMARDGSLKKVYKEWTLVGALTASGLPAAIYALQNSLLQISYKNLDSLTFSMLNQTKIIFTAICTYLILRQKQSIQQVGALFLLIIAAVLLSFGEGSSKRSSGGNADQILFHGIIPVLVASVLSGLASSLCQWASQVKKHSSYLMTVEMSIVGSLCMLVSTAKSPDGEAIRKHGLFYGWTLLTWIPVMSNALGGILVGLVTSHAGGVRKGFVIVSALLVTALLQFIFEGKPPSLYCLASLPLVVSSISIYQKYPYRVKKKES; encoded by the exons ATGGCGACCGCCGCCAATCCAAAACGTCCGCCGCCGACCTCGGACAAAATGAACGCCAAGGTCTTCCTCTACTCCCTTCTTCTGGCTCTCCAATACGGCGCTCAGCCTCTCATCTCCAAGCGCTTCATCAG AAGAGAAGTGATCGTAACGTCGTCTGTTCTGACGTGTGAGGTAGCCAAGGTCATATGTGCCCTAATTTTCATGGCCAGAGACGGGAGCTTGAAGAAGGTCTACAAAGAGTGGACTTTGGTTGGTGCGTTGACCGCTTCTGGGCTTCCCGCTGCCATTTATGCACTGCAGAATAGTTTGCTTCAGATTTCGTACAAGAATCTAGATTCTTTAACCTTCTCAATGCTCAACCAGACTAAGATCATTTTTACTGCTATCTgtacttatttgatattgag GCAGAAGCAATCGATTCAACAAGTCGGGGCgcttttcttgttgattattGCAGCTGTTCTTTTAAGTTTCGGGGAAGGGTCGAGCAAAAGGTCTAGTGGTGGCAATGCCGACCAAATATTGTTTCATGGGATTATTCCTGTGTTGGTTGCTTCTGTGCTTTCGGGTTTGGCGTCCTCTCTGTGTCAATGGGCTTCCCAG GTTAAGAAGCACTCGTCGTACTTGATGACTGTAGAGATGTCTATTGTTGGAAGTTTGTGCATGTTGGTGAGTACTGCTAAGTCTCCCGATGGAGAAGCTATCAGAAAACATGGACTTTTCTATGGATGGACTCTACTGACTTGG ATCCCAGTCATGTCCAATGCCTTGGGTGGAATTCTTGTTGGACTAGTCACAAGCCATGCTGGCGGGGTTAGAAAg GGGTTTGTTATTGTTTCTGCGCTTCTTGTTACGGCTTTGCTGCAGTTCATTTTTGAAGGGAAACCACCTTCATTGTATTGTCTGGCATCTCTTCCCCTTGTGGTTAGCAGCATTTCGATATACCAGAAATATCCTTACCGAGTTAAAAAGAAAGAATCTTAA
- the LOC112185356 gene encoding putative pentatricopeptide repeat-containing protein At1g69350, mitochondrial isoform X2 yields the protein MLNHHRNALRHFHPPPLFSISTLSLSTTTTKPTPTHPHSNLLTLTSNAQTLHQTKQLHALSLLHALLPHSVSLCASLMLTYATFNSPDASRRLFNQTVKYCRTAFLWNTLIRACSIAQVDDRFRTYNQMVRSGVQLDDHSFPFVIKACSDSTEVKKGMEVHGVVVKLGFDSDVYVGNTLLSFYGNCGKLRDARKVFDEMTERDVVSWNTIIGVFSVNGGYVDALHCYREMNLGIGCRPNVVSVISALPVCAELADEVMAVQIHCYVVKSGLGTQVTIGNALVDVYGKCWNVKASKQVFDEMSQRNEVSWNAAITSLAYVGNNREALDTFRLMIDVGVKPNSVTISSMLPVLVELDLFGVGKELHGFCIRMGIESDVFIGNSLIDMYAKSGHSHEASNVFREMDERNIVSWNAMIANFAQNRLELEAIGLLRQMQAHGEIPNSVTITNLLPACARLGSLRLGKEIHARTIRMGSASDLFVSNALTDMYAKCGWLDLARNVFNISLRDEVSYNTLIIGYSQTTDCSESLSLFSEMKLVGMMHDIVSFVGVISACANLTAVKQGKEIHGSVIRKLFDSHLFVANSLLDFYTKSGRIDLATKVFDHISNKDVASWNTMILGYGMLGELDTAISFFEAMREDGVDYDSVSYIAVLSSCSHGGLVEKGKRYFEGMLARNIEPTQKHYACMVDLLGRAGLMEEAVELIKGMPIVPDANIWGSLLGACRIHGNIELASWAAEYLFKLKPDHCGYYILLSNMYAEASRWEDVKRVRELMKSRGLKKNPAYSWVQIRDEVHAFGVGERLERLNSDCWLAES from the coding sequence ATGTTAAACCACCACCGCAATGCCCTCAGACACTTCCACCCGCCGCCGCTATTCTCAATCTccaccctctctctttccaccaccaccacaaaacCAACCCCAACTCACCCTCACTCCAATCTCCTCACACTCACCTCCAACGCCCAAACCCTCCACCAAACCAAGCAACTCcacgctctctctctcctccacgcCCTACTCCCCCACAGCGTCTCCCTCTGCGCCTCCCTCATGCTCACCTACGCCACCTTCAACTCCCCCGACGCCTCTCGCCGCCTCTTTAATCAAACCGTTAAGTATTGCCGCACCGCTTTCTTGTGGAACACGCTCATAAGAGCCTGCTCCATTGCTCAGGTGGACGATCGGTTTCGGACTTACAATCAAATGGTTCGGAGCGGCGTGCAGCTCGATGATCACAGCTTTCCTTTCGTCATCAAGGCCTGTTCGGACTCTACGGAGGTGAAGAAGGGGATGGAGGTTCATGGGGTGGTGGTTAAACTAGGGTTTGATTCGGATGTTTACGTGGGGAACACGCTTCTTTCGTTTTATGGCAACTGTGGGAAACTAAGGGATGCACggaaggtgtttgatgaaatgacTGAGAGAGATGTTGTGTCGTGGAATACGATTATCGGGGTGTTTTCGGTGAATGGGGGTTACGTTGATGCACTGCATTGTTATAGGGAGATGAATTTGGGAATTGGGTGTAGGCCGAATGTTGTGAGTGTTATTAGTGCATTGCCGGTTTGCGCAGAGCTTGCGGATGAGGTGATGGCGGTTCAGATACATTGCTATGTTGTGAAGTCTGGTTTGGGTACGCAGGTGACTATTGGGAATGCATTGGTTGATGTGTATGGGAAGTGTTGGAATGTGAAGGCGTCGAAACAGGTTTTTGATGAGATGAGTCAGCGGAATGAGGTTTCTTGGAATGCAGCTATTACTAGTCTTGCTTATGTGGGGAATAACAGGGAAGCATTGGATACATTTAGGTTGATGATTGATGTAGGGGTTAAACCAAACTCTGTCACCATTTCCAGCATGCTACCAGTTTTGGTTGAACTTGACTTATTTGGAGTTGGTAAAGAGCTCCATGGTTTCTGTATAAGAATGGGTATTGAATCAGACGTTTTTATTGGCAACTCATTAATTGATATGTATGCAAAATCAGGCCATTCACATGAGGCGTCCAATGTGTTCCGAGAGATGGATGAAAGGAATATTGTTTCTTGGAATGCCATGATTGCTAATTTTGCTCAAAACAGGCTTGAGTTGGAAGCAATTGGACTTCTGAGACAAATGCAAGCTCATGGTGAAATTCCCAATTCTGTCACCATCACAAATCTTCTTCCAGCTTGTGCACGGTTGGGTTCCCTTCGCCTTGGGAAAGAAATTCATGCAAGGACAATTCGCATGGGATCTGCCTCTGATTTGTTTGTCTCTAATGCTCTCACAGACATGTACGCAAAATGTGGCTGGCTAGATCTTGCTCGAAATGTCTTTAACATATCCCTTAGAGACGAGGTGTCCTACAACACACTGATAATAGGTTATTCTCAGACCACAGATTGCTCTGAATCTCTAAGTTTGTTTTCTGAAATGAAGCTGGTGGGCATGATGCATGACATTGTTTCATTTGTGGGAGTTATATCAGCTTGCGCAAATCTAACTGCAGTCAAGCAAGGCAAAGAGATTCATGGATCTGTAATAAGAAAGCTTTTTGACTCTCATCTCTTTGTTGCAAACTCACTTCTGGATTTCTATACCAAATCTGGCCGAATTGATCTTGCTACTAAGGTCTTTGACCACATTTCCAACAAGGATGTAGCCTCTTGGAATACTATGATTTTGGGATATGGAATGCTAGGTGAGCTTGACACTGCAATCAGTTTCTTTGAAGCAATGAGGGAAGATGGTGTAGATTATGATTCTGTTTCATACATTGCAGTTTTGTCATCTTGTAGTCATGGGGGGTTAGTTGAGAAGGGCAAAAGATACTTTGAGGGGATGCTGGCACGAAATATTGAGCCTACACAAAAGCACTATGCGTGCATGGTTGATCTCCTTGGCCGAGCTGGCCTCATGGAAGAAGCAGTAGAACTTATTAAAGGCATGCCAATTGTACCAGATGCCAACATTTGGGGTTCTTTACTTGGAGCATGTCGAATCCATGGGAACATAGAGTTGGCGAGTTGGGCAGCAGAGTATCTATTTAAGTTAAAACCTGACCATTGTGGGTACTATATACTGCTTTCTAACATGTATGCAGAAGCAAGTAGATGGGAAGATGTAAAGAGGGTGAGGGAATTGATGAAGTCAAGGGGCTTGAAGAAAAATCCTGCTTACAGTTGGGTTCAGATTCGAGACGAGGTGCATGCTTTCGGAGTTGGAGAGAGACTGGAGAGACTGAATTCAGATTGCTGGCTGGCAGAATCCTAA
- the LOC112185356 gene encoding putative pentatricopeptide repeat-containing protein At1g69350, mitochondrial isoform X1, with the protein MLNHHRNVLRHFHPPPLFSISSLSLSTTTTKPTPTHPHSNLLTLTSNAQTLRQTKQLHALSLLHALLPHSVSLCASLMLTYATFNSPDASLRLFNQTVKYCRTAFLWNTLIRACSIAQVDDRFRTYNQMVRSGVQLDDHSFPFVIKACSDSTEVKKGMEVHGVVVKLGFDSDVYVGNTLLSFYGNCGKLRDARKVFDEMTERDVVSWNTIIGVFSVNGGYVEALHCYREMNLGIGCRPNVVSVISALPVCAELADEVMAVQIHCYVVKSGLGTQVTIGNALVDVYGKCWNVKASKQVFDEMSQRNEVSWNAAITSLSYVGNNREALDTFRLMIDVGVKPNSVTISSMLPVLVELELFGVGKELHGFCIRMGIESDVFIGNSLIDMYAKSGHSHEASNVFREMDERNIVSWTAMIANFAQNRLELEAIGLVRQMQAHGEIPNSVTITNLLPACARLGSLRLGKEIQARTIRMGSASDLFVSNALTDMYAKCGWLDLARNVFNISLRDEVSYNTLIIGYSQTKDCSESLSLFSEMKLVGMMHDIVSFVGVISACANLTAIKQGKEIHGSVIRKCFDSHLFVANSLLDFYTKSGRIDLATKVFDRISNKDVASWNTMILGYGMLGELDTAIGFFEAMREDGVEYDSVSYIAVLSSCSHGGLVEKGKRYFEGMLARNIEPTQKHYACMVDLLGRAGLMEEAVELIKGMPIVPDANIWGSLLGACQIHGNIELASWAAEYLFKLKPDHCGYYILLSNMYAEAGRWEDVKRVRELMKSRGLKKNPAYSWVQIRDEVHAFGVGEGLERLNSDCWLAES; encoded by the coding sequence ATGTTAAACCACCACCGCAATGTCCTCAGACACTTCCACCCGCCGCCGCTGTTCTCaatctcctccctctctctttccaccaccaccacaaaacCAACCCCAACTCACCCTCACTCCAATCTCCTCACACTCACCTCCAACGCCCAAACCCTCCGCCAAACCAAGCAACTCCACGCTCTCTCACTCCTCCACGCCCTACTCCCCCACAGCGTCTCCCTCTGCGCCTCCCTCATGCTCACCTACGCCACCTTCAACTCCCCCGACGCCTCTCTCCGCCTCTTTAATCAAACCGTTAAGTATTGCCGGACCGCTTTCTTGTGGAACACGCTCATAAGAGCCTGCTCCATTGCTCAGGTGGACGATCGGTTTCGGACTTACAATCAAATGGTTCGGAGCGGCGTGCAGCTCGATGATCACAGCTTTCCTTTCGTCATCAAGGCCTGTTCGGACTCTACGGAGGTGAAGAAGGGGATGGAGGTTCATGGGGTGGTGGTTAAACTAGGGTTTGATTCGGATGTTTACGTGGGGAACACGCTTCTTTCGTTTTATGGTAACTGCGGGAAACTAAGGGATGCACggaaggtgtttgatgaaatgacTGAGAGAGATGTTGTGTCGTGGAATACAATTATTGGGGTGTTTTCGGTGAATGGTGGTTACGTTGAGGCACTGCATTGTTATAGGGAGATGAATTTGGGAATTGGGTGTAGGCCGAATGTTGTGAGTGTTATCAGTGCATTGCCGGTTTGCGCAGAGCTTGCAGATGAGGTGATGGCGGTTCAGATACATTGCTATGTTGTGAAGTCTGGTTTGGGTACGCAGGTGACTATTGGGAATGCATTGGTTGATGTGTATGGCAAGTGTTGGAATGTGAAGGCATCGAAACAGGTTTTTGATGAGATGAGTCAGCGGAATGAGGTTTCTTGGAATGCAGCTATTACTAGTCTTTCTTATGTGGGGAATAACAGGGAAGCATTGGATACATTTAGGTTGATGATTGATGTAGGGGTTAAACCAAACTCTGTCACCATTTCCAGCATGTTACCAGTTTTGGTTGAACTAGAATTATTTGGGGTTGGGAAAGAACTCCATGGTTTCTGTATAAGAATGGGTATTGAATCAGACGTTTTTATTGGCAACTCATTAATTGATATGTATGCAAAATCAGGCCATTCACATGAGGCGTCCAATGTGTTCCGAGAGATGGATGAAAGGAATATTGTTTCTTGGACTGCCATGATTGCTAATTTTGCTCAAAACAGGCTTGAGTTGGAAGCAATTGGACTTGTGAGACAAATGCAAGCTCATGGTGAAATTCCCAATTCTGTCACCATCACAAATCTTCTTCCAGCTTGTGCACGGCTGGGTTCCCTTCGCCTTGGGAAAGAAATTCAGGCAAGGACAATTCGCATGGGATCTGCCTCTGATTTGTTTGTCTCTAATGCTCTCACAGATATGTACGCAAAATGTGGCTGGCTAGATCTTGCTCGAAATGTGTTTAACATATCCCTTAGAGATGAGGTGTCCTACAACACACTGATAATAGGTTATTCTCAGACCAAAGATTGCTCCGAATCTCTAAGTTTGTTTTCTGAAATGAAGCTGGTGGGCATGATGCATGACATTGTTTCATTTGTGGGAGTTATATCAGCTTGCGCAAATCTAACTGCAATCAAGCAAGGCAAAGAGATTCATGGATCTGTAATAAGAAAGTGTTTTGACTCTCATCTCTTTGTTGCAAACTCACTTTTGGATTTCTATACCAAATCTGGCCGAATTGATCTTGCTACTAAGGTCTTTGATCGCATTTCCAACAAGGATGTAGCCTCTTGGAATACTATGATTTTGGGATACGGAATGCTAGGTGAGCTTGACACTGCAATCGGTTTCTTTGAAGCAATGAGGGAAGATGGTGTAGAATATGATTCTGTTTCATACATTGCAGTTTTGTCATCTTGTAGTCATGGGGGGTTAGTTGAGAAGGGCAAAAGATACTTTGAGGGGATGCTGGCACGAAATATTGAGCCTACACAAAAGCACTATGCATGCATGGTTGATCTCCTTGGCCGAGCTGGCCTTATGGAAGAAGCAGTCGAACTTATTAAAGGCATGCCAATTGTACCAGATGCCAACATTTGGGGTTCTTTACTTGGGGCATGTCAAATCCATGGGAACATAGAGTTGGCGAGTTGGGCAGCAGAGTATCTATTTAAGTTAAAACCTGACCATTGTGGGTACTATATACTGCTTTCTAACATGTATGCAGAAGCAGGTAGATGGGAAGATGTAAAGAGGGTGAGGGAATTGATGAAATCAAGGGGATTGAAGAAAAATCCTGCTTACAGTTGGGTTCAGATTCGAGACGAGGTGCATGCTTTT